TCGGGGACCTCCCGGAAGGGCTGGAGCGTTTGCCGGTTGTCTTTTTTCCTGATGGATCATACGTGAGGGGCCCTTCGCAAACCGAACTGGCCAGGAAGATCGGTTTGCAGACGGAGGCGCAACGCCCATTCTACGATGTGATCGTCATCGGGGGCGGTCCGGCCGGTCTGGCGAACACGGTGTATGCAGCTTCCGAAGGCATGCGCGTCGTCCTCATCGAGCAGAGCGGGCCCGGAGGTCAGGCCGGGACCAGCTCTATGATAGAGAACTACCTGGGTTTCCCCCATGGGATCACGGGGGCGGACCTCGCCCAACGGGCGACCGCACAGGCGAAACGGTTTGGGGCCGAGATCCTGACCGCACAGAAGGCGGTGCGCATCCGGCGGCAGGATCCCTACAAGATCGTGCACCTCGAGGACGGTAAGGAGATATCCGCGTATGCGGTGGTCCTTACCACAGGGATGGCGGTCCGGAGGCTGGACGTCCCCGGCGTTGAAGCGTTCAGCGGACGGGGGATCTACTACGGTGTTGCGTTGAGTGAAGCAGCCGCCTATCGGGGCCGGAATGTCTGCATCGTCGGTGGCGCGAATTCCGCGGGACAGGCGGCTCTATTCTTCTCGCGCTATGCGCGCCGGGTATCGATCCTCGTGCGTGCCCCCGACATCAGCCCTGGGATGTCACACTACCTCGTGCAGCGGGTAAAGGTCACGGACAATATCGATGTCGTACCGAAGGTCGAGGTCGTCGCCGTGTGTGGCAACGGTCAGCTCGAGCACGCAGTGGTGAGGGATGTGGATACCGGTTCCGACAGGGAGATCTCCACCGCAGCGCTCTTCATATGTATCGGTACAGCACCGCATTCCGGGTTTGTCGATGGCCTTTTGGAGTTGAACGACAAGGGGTTCATTCTGACCGGCCCGGACCTTCCCCGCATCAACGGCAGGCCCCGCGGCTGGGCGCTGGATCGGGATCCGCTCCTCTTTGAAACCA
This DNA window, taken from Ignavibacteriota bacterium, encodes the following:
- a CDS encoding FAD-dependent oxidoreductase, with product MAKPVIMTVDDDPQVLAAIERDLRVQYQNEYRIVKAGSPAEALDAARQLKQRGTPVALFLVDQRMPDMTGTEFLAEVVGLHPEARKVLLTAYADTSAAIDSINRIGLDHYLMKPWDPPDQKLYPVLDDLLADWKSHARPPYDGIRIAGANLSPQSYEVRDFLSRNQVPYQWVDIDEDAAMRKLIGDLPEGLERLPVVFFPDGSYVRGPSQTELARKIGLQTEAQRPFYDVIVIGGGPAGLANTVYAASEGMRVVLIEQSGPGGQAGTSSMIENYLGFPHGITGADLAQRATAQAKRFGAEILTAQKAVRIRRQDPYKIVHLEDGKEISAYAVVLTTGMAVRRLDVPGVEAFSGRGIYYGVALSEAAAYRGRNVCIVGGANSAGQAALFFSRYARRVSILVRAPDISPGMSHYLVQRVKVTDNIDVVPKVEVVAVCGNGQLEHAVVRDVDTGSDREISTAALFICIGTAPHSGFVDGLLELNDKGFILTGPDLPRINGRPRGWALDRDPLLFETNVPGVFAAGDVRAGANRRVAAAVGEGSAAIYSVHRYLSTV